The proteins below come from a single Nitrospirota bacterium genomic window:
- a CDS encoding type II toxin-antitoxin system RelE/ParE family toxin, which yields MAKYNILIKPSAVKEIENTPRTDRSRIIQKIQSLANTPRSQGCEKLTGENRYRIRQGVYRIVYSVSDRELHIIVVKIGHRRDVYK from the coding sequence GTGGCAAAATATAATATCCTTATCAAGCCGTCAGCCGTCAAAGAAATTGAGAACACTCCACGAACAGATCGCTCCCGGATAATTCAAAAGATTCAGAGCTTGGCAAACACACCCCGATCTCAGGGATGTGAAAAACTCACAGGAGAAAACAGGTACAGAATTCGTCAAGGAGTTTACAGAATAGTCTATTCAGTTTCTGACAGGGAATTACATATTATCGTTGTTAAAATTGGACATAGACGAGATGTATACAAATAA
- a CDS encoding ribbon-helix-helix domain-containing protein → MKTITKKSTIYFDPQIHKALRLKAAETDSSVSDIVNEAIRIVFAEDAEDIAAFKERAHEPNLSFEEVLKDLKRRGKI, encoded by the coding sequence ATGAAAACAATAACCAAAAAATCGACAATTTATTTTGATCCTCAGATCCATAAAGCTCTTCGTCTTAAAGCCGCTGAAACTGATAGTTCTGTATCTGATATCGTTAATGAGGCGATCCGAATCGTCTTCGCGGAAGATGCAGAAGACATTGCTGCATTTAAAGAAAGGGCACATGAGCCCAACCTGTCGTTTGAGGAAGTTCTCAAGGACTTGAAGAGGCGTGGCAAAATATAA